A genomic region of Thermodesulfitimonas autotrophica contains the following coding sequences:
- a CDS encoding FAD-binding oxidoreductase yields MSYKSFLTEATRLLGTDWVLTDPALVACYARDASVAAGTPQAVLLPGSTAEVAAVMKIAAKTGVPVTPRGAGTGLAGGAVAAQGIVLALTRLRALAVHPEDRVAVAGAGVTTATVHTAAAAAGLFYPPDPSSASVATIGGNIATNAGGPHGFKYGVTRDYVLGLEAVLADGTVIQTGGRTLKNATGYDLTGLLCGSEGTLAIITGAILRLLPLPEATAGLVAAFSELEAAAQGVITVTGAGIVPAALELIDRTALSCAAPALWTEPPAAVLWIEIDGPAETVSRQVEEAATLCRQAGASSTWTAAGKQREEFYQLRRNVSGALVRRYPAKIGEDVVVPVSRVPAFIRSVVRIGAETGLAIAVFGHAADGNLHPNILFDPQETDPARVEAAISAIFREALACGGTLSGEHGVGILKAPYFEAAVGKECVRIMRGIKAVFDPRGLLNPGKIWPAEGVK; encoded by the coding sequence GTGTCTTACAAAAGCTTTCTAACGGAGGCAACCCGGCTCCTCGGCACGGACTGGGTCCTCACCGACCCGGCTCTGGTAGCCTGTTACGCCCGTGACGCTTCCGTGGCGGCAGGCACACCGCAGGCGGTACTCCTCCCCGGCTCCACCGCTGAAGTGGCCGCCGTAATGAAGATAGCCGCCAAAACCGGCGTACCCGTCACACCGCGCGGCGCGGGAACGGGACTGGCCGGCGGCGCGGTCGCCGCGCAAGGGATCGTCCTGGCGCTTACCCGCCTCCGTGCGCTCGCCGTTCACCCGGAAGACCGCGTCGCCGTCGCCGGCGCCGGTGTTACCACCGCCACAGTGCACACCGCCGCGGCAGCGGCTGGCCTCTTCTACCCGCCCGACCCTTCGAGCGCCTCTGTCGCCACTATCGGCGGTAATATCGCCACCAACGCCGGCGGGCCCCACGGCTTCAAGTATGGTGTCACCCGGGACTACGTCCTGGGGCTGGAGGCGGTCCTCGCCGACGGCACCGTGATTCAGACCGGCGGCCGGACGCTTAAAAATGCTACCGGGTACGACCTCACCGGCCTTCTCTGCGGGTCCGAAGGAACGCTCGCCATCATTACCGGCGCCATCCTCCGGCTCCTTCCCCTCCCCGAAGCAACGGCGGGCTTGGTGGCCGCGTTCAGCGAACTTGAGGCTGCCGCTCAAGGCGTGATCACGGTTACGGGTGCAGGCATCGTTCCAGCGGCCCTTGAGCTTATCGACCGGACGGCACTTAGTTGCGCGGCGCCCGCGCTCTGGACCGAACCGCCGGCGGCCGTGCTCTGGATCGAAATCGACGGGCCGGCGGAAACCGTTTCCCGTCAGGTAGAAGAGGCGGCAACGCTCTGCCGGCAAGCCGGCGCATCTTCAACCTGGACGGCGGCAGGAAAGCAACGCGAAGAGTTTTACCAGTTGCGGCGCAACGTTTCGGGGGCCCTGGTGCGCCGCTACCCGGCGAAAATCGGCGAGGATGTGGTGGTCCCCGTAAGCCGGGTGCCGGCTTTCATCCGCAGCGTTGTGCGGATCGGCGCAGAAACCGGGCTGGCAATCGCCGTTTTCGGGCACGCCGCCGACGGCAACCTCCACCCCAACATCCTCTTCGACCCGCAGGAAACTGACCCCGCCCGGGTTGAAGCCGCCATAAGCGCAATCTTCCGGGAAGCACTCGCCTGCGGCGGGACCCTCTCGGGCGAACACGGCGTCGGCATCCTCAAGGCGCCCTATTTCGAAGCCGCCGTAGGGAAGGAATGCGTGCGCATAATGCGGGGGATTAAAGCAGTTTTCGACCCGCGCGGTCTCCTCAATCCCGGTAAGATCTGGCCGGCGGAAGGTGTAAAATGA